The Natranaerobius trueperi region GTTCAGGCTCTTTTGCAGAAACATCAGCTTCTTTTTCAGTTTCGTTAAAAAGCTGCATCTGATCTGGAGTTACTTCACTAGAGCTTCCAAATTGTTTATGTCGGTTAAGCTGGTAGTGTTCTTTGAGTAATTTATTCTCTTTTTCTAACCTGACATTTTCTCGCTCTAATGCAGTACATCTATCTTGTAATTGTTGGATTGCTTTCTCTTGATTTGTCATACTAATTTAATTCGACTTTTTGTACTAAAAACCTTTGAAATCAGTGTTTTTTTACAAAATTCTATTTCTGGTTACTTGGTCATGAGCATCTCGTTGATCTAAAGCTAATCCATCGAGTAACCAGCGCAGTTGACGGTAACTTATGCTTACTGTCTGTGTAGTAGTATCATCGGGCCACTGGAATTTACCTTCTTCTAATCTATGGTAGTACAGCCAAAAGCCCGATGAGTCCCAGTAGAGTATTTTGATTTTATCTTTCTTGCGATTACAAAAAGCGAACAGGCATGGAGAAAATGGATCTAATTCAAAGCTCTGTTGTACTAACACTGCTAAGCCGTCTATTGACTTTCTCAAATCTGTTTTGCCAACTGCCAGGTAGACTCTTTCTACACTGGCTTCTGTTAGCATAGTTCCGAAAGAGTCTTTACTAAATCTTTTAGTAATTGTTTATCAAAACCAGGACCTACTTCTATGGAAGCCTGACCTACTTTAACTATCATCTGGGAAGTGTCCTGTTCTACCTGGTTGGCATTATCAACTTTCAACGGAAGCCACTGAGTCTCAGATGTATTATTGTAATTATTCAAATCCTCATCTTTGTATTTTCTGAGCCAGTAACGCAGTTTAGTGATACTTAAATTGTGTGTATTGCACCATTCTCTAGTGGTCATGCCACTGGATCTTAACTCAGCTATGTGCTGTTTCCAGCTTTCTCTTCGTTTTTCATATTTGTTTTTAGGTTGTGACATGAAAATTCCCCCTACCTTAGTTAGTTGGGGGAATTATGACACAATCTTAGCTGTTTTACTATGTGGGGATAGTTTGACGCTTACAAAAGGTTATTTCACTGTATATTTCTATTATATATTATTATTTTATAAATGTTAATATTTAGGAAAAATATCATTAAGGTTTTCCTAAAAACAACCTTAATAAATTAAAAGCACCCTTCTGTATAGAGAAAGGTGCCTAGTTTATTTTACTAAGATTATATTTTAAGAAAACAATACTTATTACCTACCCAATCTAAATACTTTACAAAGTCATTATACGAAATGGTAATGCTCTCTGTATTTACATTAGGGTGAAATGTAATATTATCTTGATTTTGAACATCTTGATCTATGATAACTTGTACCTCATTTTCAGTATCATTTATTAAACCAAAAGGAGATACAGAACCTTGTTCTAAATCTAGATATTTACTTAATCTACGAGCTGAAGCAAAACTCAATCTACTACTATCTATTTGAGATGCTAATTTTTTTAAATCAACAACTTTTTCACTTGTTAAAATTACTAAAAAATGATTTTTCCCTTTATAATCTCGCAAAAATAGATTCTTACAATGTGTTTTTTCCGTTTCAGGAACTTGTTCAACTGTTTCTTCAATAGTATAAACCGGTTCATGTTTATACGCTTTATAGTCAATATTTAGACTATCTAGTGTTTTGTAAACCTTATCTTGATTTGACACATATATCCCTCCATCTAATATTATTTAAGTAAACACATTATTCACCAGTTTCCTATGTTTTTTGAATAGAGTAAATACTTTCCAACTATTCTGAAGATCCCCCCCCTCTTTAATCATGACTAAATTATTTTTTGGTTATATATTTCACATTAATTAATATAAATTCGCTATTTTCATCAATATTCCTCTATATAAATAATATAATTACCAGAAATTTTAAATATTACCCTTACCATGTTGTCAAATTAAAATGACCTAATTAAGATTAAAAAGAAAACAAAAATTACCCAATTTTACTGAATTATCGTAAAATTTTTAAACTCTAATAACAAATATTACCGAGAAATCTTAATTGTTTAGCTTACATATATTACAGTTGGAAATTAGTTCAATTCAATATTGCAATTAAGGAAACTACACCTTATAATAAGAGTAAAATAAGGTGTATAAAATTACTTATACACCAGTAATTACTAACTATACCTAATTACTTAAGAGTATGAAAGGCAATAAACAAAGATAAAATAAACCATAGGAATATATTTAGACACATTGAAAGGAGCAAAGATATGGTACAAGGAATTATTTATTCAATACTTGCAGGTATTTTTGTATCATTACAAGGGGTATTTAACACTAGATTAAGTGAAGAAGTAGATTTGTGGCACACAAATACTTGGGTACATAGCACAGGCTTCTTTCTTGCAGTAGCCTTAATGTTTATTTTCGAAGGGCCTCCAAACTTTACAAATATTACAAATGTAAGGTTTGATTACCTATTAGGTGGAGTATTAGCAGTACTTATAGTTTTTTCTATTATGAAAGGTATAGGTGCGTTAGGTGTAAGTCACTCTGTAACTATATTAATTGTAACACAAATAACCGTCAGTATGATCATTAGTATCTTTGGTTTGTTTGGTGACCCTGCTGTTAGTTTATCGCCAACAGACATAATAGGAGTTGTTTTAATGATTATTGGAGTTTTAATGTATCAAATATTTTAAAAAATTTATGATGATTCTTTAAAATCAACCTAAATAGTTTATATTAAATCATATTCCACAGTTATGTATATTTAACTAATTGTTAA contains the following coding sequences:
- the tnpB gene encoding IS66 family insertion sequence element accessory protein TnpB (TnpB, as the term is used for proteins encoded by IS66 family insertion elements, is considered an accessory protein, since TnpC, encoded by a neighboring gene, is a DDE family transposase.), encoding MLTEASVERVYLAVGKTDLRKSIDGLAVLVQQSFELDPFSPCLFAFCNRKKDKIKILYWDSSGFWLYYHRLEEGKFQWPDDTTTQTVSISYRQLRWLLDGLALDQRDAHDQVTRNRIL
- the tnpA gene encoding IS66 family insertion sequence element accessory protein TnpA, which gives rise to MSQPKNKYEKRRESWKQHIAELRSSGMTTREWCNTHNLSITKLRYWLRKYKDEDLNNYNNTSETQWLPLKVDNANQVEQDTSQMIVKVGQASIEVGPGFDKQLLKDLVKTLSELC
- a CDS encoding prolyl-tRNA synthetase associated domain-containing protein; protein product: MYVSNQDKVYKTLDSLNIDYKAYKHEPVYTIEETVEQVPETEKTHCKNLFLRDYKGKNHFLVILTSEKVVDLKKLASQIDSSRLSFASARRLSKYLDLEQGSVSPFGLINDTENEVQVIIDQDVQNQDNITFHPNVNTESITISYNDFVKYLDWVGNKYCFLKI
- a CDS encoding DMT family transporter, coding for MVQGIIYSILAGIFVSLQGVFNTRLSEEVDLWHTNTWVHSTGFFLAVALMFIFEGPPNFTNITNVRFDYLLGGVLAVLIVFSIMKGIGALGVSHSVTILIVTQITVSMIISIFGLFGDPAVSLSPTDIIGVVLMIIGVLMYQIF